The following is a genomic window from Legionella adelaidensis.
GTCTATCGTCACATTACTAACCCTGAATGCCGTCAATACCTTTTACGACAGGCCTTCGAAGAAGCGTTACACACGCATGCTTATCAATACATCATTCAAAGCTTAGGCTTGAATGAGGCAGAAGTCTTTAACATGTATCGCGAGATCCCCTCAGTTGCCACAAAGGCTGCCTGGGCTCTGCCATATACTCAAAGTTTAGGCGATTCAAATTTCAGAACGGGTACACCAGAGAACGATCAGCGTTTACTTCGGGATCTCATAGCGTTTTATGTAGTATTCGAAGGGATTTTCTTCTACGTAGGATTTACGCAAATCCTTTCTATGGGAAGACGCAATAAAATGGTAGGAACGTCTGAACAGTTCCAATATATTTTACGCGACGAATCCATGCATATGAATTTTGGTATTGATGTCATTAATCAAATTAAAATTGAGAATCCTCATTTATGGACTCCTGCATTTAAAGAAGAAATGATCAAACTCATTAAAGAAGGTGTAGCACTCGAATATCAGTATGCGAAAGATACTATGCCGCATGGCATCCTGGGTATGAATGCAGAAATGTTCGAAGAGTATTTACATTTCATCGCCAATCGCCGCTTAAATCAAATCGGCTTACCTGAGCAGTACCCAGGCGCAGAAAACCCATTCCCCTGGATGAGCGAAATGATGGATTTAAAGAAAGAAAAGAATTTCTTTGAAACCCGAGTCATTGAGTATCAAGCCGGTGGAACCTTAAGTTGGGAAGATGAATAATCATTTAAATTCACAGTCCGTCAGCCCGTCCTTGAACCCTCGCGAAAGCGAGGGTTATTTTTTTACAATATTAACCTGACTTCTTTATTGAATTTTGCTTTATTAGTTCAATGCTACAATTAGTTATTCATTTGACTTTGTTTATCGTAATAGTATGAGAAGAATTACTATAAACAATGTCCATCCGCGTCACAACCGCCGCCAATA
Proteins encoded in this region:
- a CDS encoding ribonucleotide-diphosphate reductase subunit beta — encoded protein: MTVQLQKPVESSNILGATGLESLEMGAGRIHVDDKKIINCRADLNQLVPFKYTWAWDKYLTGCANHWMPNEISMSADLALWNDPNGLTEDERLIVKRNLGFFSTADSLVANNLVLAVYRHITNPECRQYLLRQAFEEALHTHAYQYIIQSLGLNEAEVFNMYREIPSVATKAAWALPYTQSLGDSNFRTGTPENDQRLLRDLIAFYVVFEGIFFYVGFTQILSMGRRNKMVGTSEQFQYILRDESMHMNFGIDVINQIKIENPHLWTPAFKEEMIKLIKEGVALEYQYAKDTMPHGILGMNAEMFEEYLHFIANRRLNQIGLPEQYPGAENPFPWMSEMMDLKKEKNFFETRVIEYQAGGTLSWEDE